The following are encoded in a window of Deltaproteobacteria bacterium genomic DNA:
- a CDS encoding SAM-dependent methyltransferase, translating to MSKQAKSRPRDAAFRTTLSPLELRKSLQPGQSVELLQELGLVNRDGSATASANRKLKQISHFLRLLEPALADLFERHPDPVLVDAAAGKSYLGFALYDLLLRDRETGQVKAIESRAELATRATALRDRNGYARLEVLQSSILEATLPERTHLVLALHACDTATDEAIVRAVRTNADHVALVPCCQAELARQLGALSAPALPAPPLSVLWRHAWHRREFGSHLTNVLRALLLQAHGYAISVTELAGWEHSVKNELILGRRVGRYHDPARKELAELLRQIPVRPWLVEQLLPELLPEAA from the coding sequence ATGAGCAAGCAGGCCAAGAGCCGCCCCCGAGACGCCGCCTTCCGGACCACCCTGTCGCCGCTGGAGCTGCGAAAGAGCCTCCAGCCGGGCCAGTCCGTCGAGCTGCTGCAAGAACTCGGGCTCGTCAACCGCGACGGCAGCGCCACCGCCAGCGCCAACCGCAAGCTCAAGCAGATCTCGCATTTCCTTCGCCTGCTGGAGCCCGCGCTCGCGGACCTCTTCGAACGCCACCCGGACCCCGTCCTCGTCGACGCCGCGGCGGGGAAGAGCTACCTCGGCTTCGCGCTCTACGACCTGCTCCTTCGCGACCGGGAGACGGGCCAGGTCAAGGCCATCGAGAGCCGCGCGGAGCTCGCCACGCGCGCGACGGCCTTGCGCGACCGGAACGGCTACGCCCGCCTCGAGGTGCTGCAGAGCTCCATTCTGGAGGCCACGCTGCCCGAGCGGACCCACCTCGTCCTCGCGCTCCACGCCTGTGACACGGCCACCGACGAGGCGATCGTGCGCGCGGTCCGCACCAACGCCGATCACGTGGCCCTCGTCCCCTGCTGTCAGGCGGAGCTCGCCCGCCAGCTCGGCGCGCTCTCCGCGCCGGCCCTTCCCGCCCCGCCCCTGTCCGTACTGTGGCGCCACGCATGGCACCGCCGCGAGTTCGGGTCGCACCTGACCAACGTCCTCCGCGCGCTGCTTCTGCAGGCCCACGGCTATGCGATCAGCGTGACCGAGCTCGCCGGCTGGGAGCACAGCGTGAAGAACGAGCTGATCCTCGGGCGGCGCGTGGGCCGGTACCACGACCCCGCCCGGAAGGAGCTGGCGGAGCTGCTGCGGCAGATCCCGGTGCGGCCGTGGCTGGTGGAGCAGCTCCTCCCGGAGCTCCTGCCGGAGGCGGCCTGA